The following proteins are encoded in a genomic region of Arachis ipaensis cultivar K30076 chromosome B02, Araip1.1, whole genome shotgun sequence:
- the LOC107626930 gene encoding uncharacterized protein LOC107626930 has product MGLESAQPPEGESPQEEDSRLRSVKKAKPNGDKSMPDADDNVEFVRDGESMIVENPNPSQGIQSSENKRIPLDVCGPRIKDPEQGSSYKDRLMSVDTKIVLSPTEIVQLVAEDYGLEEMEDVNLEEEAPFNPKSVVEVSLEEYDQWCKPWKLSLIVKLLGKSLEFRAMETWIRRTWSWNGDLKVIDLMGDFFLVRFMDEGDYRRALFEGPWQVRIPKLPVKLYTDKFLWRAGKKIGTMLKIDQNTSIHSRGKFARLCVEIDLRRKLVLGIKVLGHDFKVEYEGLHLICFGCGRYGHRIELCSEGGTRKEIVQPLCTDGSGQSENAPKNLVVESATLVPEPSDSISPVANIAERNTGVSDLNEDMENGKNLNSFGSWMLVKRPQRKNMKKKVSGLDPNKGVNVDKGSRYQVLD; this is encoded by the exons aTGGGTCTAGAGAGTGCACAACCGCCAGAAGGAGAATCTCCCCAAGAAGAAGACTCGAGGCTCCGCAGCGTTAAGAAAGCAAAGCCGAATGGGGATAAATCAATGCCGGATGCTGATGACAACGTGGAATTTGTTAGAGACGGAGAAAGTATGATCGTAGAAAATCCCAATCCCAGCCAGGGAATTCAATCGAGTGAGAACAAGAGGATCCCGCTTGATGTGTGTGGACCGAGGATAAAAGATCCGGAACAAGGAAGTTCATATAAAGACAGATTGATGTCGGTTGATACGAAAATTGTGTTGTCTCCAACAGAAATTGTGCAGTTAGTGGCTGAGGATTATGGTTTGGAGGAGATGGAGGATGTGAATTTGGAAGAGGAGGCTCCCTTCAATCCAAAATCGGTAGTGGAAGTCTCCTTGGAGGAATATGATCAATGGTGCAAACCATGGAAACTTTCTCTCATCGTGAAGCTGCTTGGCAAGAGTCTAGAATTTCGAGCGATGGAGACTTGGATTCGGAGGACTTGGTCATGGAATGGAGATCTCAAAGTAATTGACTTAATGGGTGATTTCTTCTTGGTGAGATTCATGGACGAAGGTGATTATCGACGTGCCTTATTTGAAGGTCCATGGCAG GTGCGTATTCCCAAACTGCCTGTGAAATTGTATACTGATAAATTTCTATGGCGAGCTGGGAAAAAGATAGGAACAATGTTGAAGATTGACCAGAATACCTCCATTCATTCTAGAGGAAAATTTGCACGCTTGTGTGTGGAAATTGACCTGAGGCGCAAACTGGTTCTAGGAATCAAAGTACTGGGTCATGACTTCAAAGTTGAATATGAAGGACTACATTTAATTTGCTTCGGATGTGGCCGTTATGGTCATAGAATTGAGTTGTGTTCGGAAGGAGGGACAAGGAAGGAGATTGTGCAACCACTGTGCACTGATGGTAGTGGTCAATCAGAAAATGCTCCAAAGAATTTGGTTGTAGAATCTGCTACCTTAGTGCCGGAACCTTCAGATTCAATTAGTCCAGTTGCAAATATTGCGGAGAGGAATACTGGGGTGTCAGATCTGAATGAAGATATGGAAAATGGGAAAAACTTGAACTCTTTTGGGTCTTGGATGTTAGTTAAGAGGCCCCAgcgaaaaaatatgaagaaaaaagtCTCTGGGCTTGATCCAAATAAGGGGGTAAATGTTGACAAGGGCTCAAGGTACCAAGTTCTAGACTAG
- the LOC107625007 gene encoding protein NPGR2: protein MRCLQSGEPLGRAVEMVPSSESVATSDCSASGHSCLGGQIGNKKPDTGNIEEAESSLRESGVLNYEEARALLGRYEYQKGNLVAALHVFEGIDIVSVTPKIKDALSKSRERRKRHSQNNDEPQMSVHAVALLLEAVFLKAKSLQVLGRFKEAAQSCKVILDIVESSLPEGLPDNFGAECKLQETLSKAVELLPELWKLADCQREAILSYRRALLHEWNLDAETIAKIQKEFALFLLYSGGEAMPPDLRSQMDGSFVPRNNIEEAILLLMILLRKVTLNRIEWDPSILDHLSFALSVSGDLMILANQLEELLPGTIHRKERFYALALCYYGAGKNVEALDLLRKLLSHREDPRHVPSLLMASKICCENFSVTKDPGVSFARMALENLVGRCNQLENMANFLLGVSLSAYSKLAISDAERVKRQSEALHTLETACKLSRMEDPVVLYHLSLEYAEQRKLDAALHYAKCIVKLEVGSNVKGWLLLSRVLSAQKRFLDAESIINAALDQTGKWDQGDLLRTKAKLQIAQGQLKSAIETYTQLLAVLQVHSKSFGSRNKLFKDKRDQIRNLEVEVWHDLAYVYISLSQWRDAEACLSKSRAIKLYSSTRCHAIGKMYEAKGLYKEALKAFRDALDIDPDHVPSLISTAMVLRHCSDQLNPAVRSFLMDALRHDRFCASAWYNLGLLHKAYGTESAFVEGAECFQAAHSLEESEPVEPFR, encoded by the exons ATGAGGTGCCTACAGTCTGGGGAGCCATTAGGAAGAGCAGTTGAAATGGTTCCATCGTCAGAATCTGTTGCGACCAGTGACTGCTCAGCAAGTGGTCATTCTTGCCTTGGTGGACAAATTGGCAACAAGAAGCCTGACACTGGCAATATAGAGGAAGCTGAATCATCCTTACGCGAGAGTGGTGTCTTGAACTATGAG GAAGCTAGAGCTCTGTTAGGAAGATATGAATATCAGAAGGGAAATTTAGTAGCGGCTTTACATGTCTTTGAAGGAATAGATATAGTTTCTGTGACTCCCAAGATTAAAGATGCCCTTTCCAAAAGCCGAGAACGGCGTAAGAGACATTCCCAGAATAATGATGAACCGCAAATGTCTGTACATGCTGTTGCCTTATTGTTGGAAGCTGTCTTCCTAAAAGCAAAATCTTTGCAGGTTCTTGGAAGGTTTAAAG AAGCTGCCCAATCTTGCAAAGTTATTCTGGACATAGTGGAATCTTCATTACCTGAAGGCTTGCCTGATAACTTTGGTgctgaatgtaaattgcaggaGACTTTGAGCAAGGCAGTTGAGCTACTTCCGGAATTATGGAAACTTGCTGATTGTCAACGAGAAGCTATTTTGTCTTACCGGCGAGCACTCCTTCATGAATGGAATCTTGATGCAGAGACGATAGCGAAGATTCAGAAAgaatttgctctttttcttctaTATAGTGGCGGAGAAGCAATGCCACCTGATCTTCGTTCCCAAATGGACGGATCGTTTGTGCCTAGAAACAACATTGAAGAGGCTATACTTCTTTTAATGATTTTGCTAAGAAAAGTCACTCTAAATAGAATTGAGTGGGATCCCTCAATTTTGGACCACCTTTCATTTGCTCTATCTGTTTCTGGAGATTTGATGATTTTAGCCAATCAATTGGAAGAATTGCTTCCTGGGACTATCCATCGAAAGGAGAGGTTCTATGCTTTAGCTCTTTGTTATTACGGAGCAGGGAAGAACGTGGAAGCGCTGGATCTTCTTAGAAAACTGCTGAGTCATAGAGAGGACCCAAGACATGTTCCAAGTTTGTTAATGGCTTCTAAGATTTGTTGCGAAAACTTCAGTGTTACAAAAGACCCTGGGGTAAGCTTTGCTCGGATGGCACTTGAGAACTTGGTTGGAAGATGTAATCAGTTAGAAAATATGGCCAATTTCTTACTTGGTGTTTCACTTTCTGCATACTCGAAATTGGCCATTTCTGATGCTGAGAGGGTTAAGAGACAATCTGAAGCACTTCATACCCTTGAAACTGCCTGCAAATTGAGCAGAATGGAAGACCCTGTTGTATTATACCATCTGAGTTTAGAATATGCTGAGCAACGGAAGTTGGATGCTGCACTTCATTATGCTAAGTGCATTGTAAAACTTGAAGTTGGCTCTAATGTTAAAGGTTGGTTACTGTTATCTAGGGTATTATCCGCACAAAAGCGGTTCTTGGATGCCGAATCTATTATCAATGCTGCTTTGGATCAGACTGGGAAATGGGATCAAGGTGATTTGTTACGAACAAAGGCGAAACTTCAGATTGCTCAGGGCCAGTTAAAGAGTGCCATTGAGACGTACACTCAGCTTCTTGCTGTTCTTCAAGTTCATAGTAAAAGTTTTGGTTCTCGGAATAAGCTATTTAAg GACAAAAGAGATCAGATTAGGAATTTGGAAGTTGAAGTATGGCATGATCTTGCTTATGTATACATCAGTCTTTCACAGTGGCGTGACGCAGAGGCCTGCCTTTCAAAATCTCGGGCCATCAAACTATACTCTTCTACTAGATGTCATGCAATAG GTAAAATGTATGAAGCAAAAGGTCTTTACAAGGAGGCTCTAAAAGCATTCCGCGATGCCCTGGACATTGATCCTGACCATGTCCCCAGCTTGATCTCCACTGCCATGGTTCTTAGACATTGCAGTGATCAATTGAATCCTGCAGTCAGAAGCTTTTTGATGGACGCACTGCGGCACGACAGATTTTGTGCTTCTGCTTGGTATAATCTTGGCCTTCTCCACAAGGCTTACGGTACAGAATCAGCATTTGTTGAAGGTGCAGAATGTTTTCAGGCAGCACACTCTCTTGAAGAATCTGAACCAGTTGAACCTTTCAGATGA